The following are encoded together in the Emcibacter sp. SYSU 3D8 genome:
- a CDS encoding ParB/RepB/Spo0J family partition protein, with product MSTQLITIALSSLIRAEANVRKTATHADIGQLAASIEAHGLLENLIVTSLEDGHYAVVAGGRRLAALGLLRDQGKIEADHPVPCQVREPGEARELFELSLAENVIRAPLHPADQFEAFRDLQLQGLGAEETAARFGMPVSTVLQRLKLAAVSPRLLAEYREERMTLEQLMAFTISDDIDAQEAIWFDLPHYDRTPAYIRRLLTRSQVEGRDRRARFIGSEAYEAAGGIIARDLFQPETDGYFSDSQLLDRLVGERLAAEAEALKAEGWGWVDVCHEIDYGHLGRFGRVRPVERPLSDEEEARLSALATRYDELVSALDEDEQSDELDTVTAEMQAIQDGRVVWSEDVKANAGAVLSLDYTGALVVTRGLVRPEDRQDDVSGNKKSRRANGNGADDILSDTLMAELTAHRTAALQAVLATKPDQALNALVVAMASRLFYSLPVPCCIDVRPVPTDPSHGRDTVGASPALAELMKLTEAWSERLPDQPGDLLTWVMDADIETKLDLLAYCTARTVNAIVLPNGQANGGCIEQSHRLAESVGLDMTAWWSPTQATYFSRVTREQIGKAVGEAVSKRSAQKLAKAKTKKVMAEEAERLMAGKAWLPAPLRSSPVA from the coding sequence ATGAGCACCCAGCTCATTACCATTGCGTTGTCTTCGCTCATCCGGGCGGAAGCCAACGTCAGAAAGACCGCGACCCATGCCGACATCGGCCAGTTGGCCGCCAGCATCGAAGCCCATGGCCTGCTCGAGAACCTGATCGTCACGTCGCTCGAGGACGGCCACTACGCGGTCGTCGCCGGCGGGCGGCGCCTCGCCGCTCTCGGCCTGCTCCGGGACCAGGGCAAGATCGAGGCCGACCATCCCGTGCCGTGCCAGGTCCGCGAGCCGGGCGAGGCGCGGGAGCTTTTCGAGCTTTCGCTCGCCGAGAACGTGATCCGGGCGCCGTTGCACCCGGCCGACCAGTTCGAGGCGTTCCGGGACCTGCAACTGCAGGGCCTGGGCGCGGAAGAGACCGCCGCCCGTTTCGGGATGCCGGTGTCGACCGTGCTGCAGCGCCTCAAGCTGGCCGCCGTCAGTCCGCGGCTTCTCGCCGAATACCGCGAAGAGCGGATGACACTGGAGCAGTTGATGGCGTTCACCATCTCGGACGACATCGACGCCCAGGAAGCGATCTGGTTCGATCTGCCCCACTACGACCGCACCCCCGCCTATATCAGGCGGCTGCTGACCAGAAGTCAGGTCGAGGGCCGTGACCGCCGCGCTCGCTTCATCGGCTCGGAGGCCTATGAAGCGGCGGGCGGCATCATCGCCCGGGACCTGTTCCAGCCGGAGACCGACGGCTACTTCAGCGACAGCCAGCTGCTCGACCGCCTGGTCGGAGAGCGGCTCGCCGCCGAGGCGGAGGCGCTCAAGGCCGAGGGCTGGGGCTGGGTCGATGTCTGCCATGAGATCGACTACGGCCATCTGGGACGCTTCGGTCGGGTTCGCCCGGTCGAGCGGCCGCTGTCCGATGAAGAGGAGGCCCGCCTGTCCGCTCTTGCCACCCGGTACGATGAACTCGTGTCGGCGCTGGATGAGGACGAACAGTCGGACGAACTCGACACGGTGACGGCGGAGATGCAGGCGATCCAGGACGGCCGCGTGGTCTGGTCCGAGGACGTCAAGGCGAATGCCGGCGCCGTCCTCAGCCTCGACTACACCGGCGCCCTCGTCGTCACGCGGGGGCTGGTGCGTCCCGAAGACCGGCAGGATGATGTGTCGGGGAACAAGAAGTCTCGCCGTGCCAATGGAAACGGCGCGGACGATATTCTCTCCGATACCCTGATGGCGGAACTCACCGCGCACCGGACGGCCGCCCTCCAGGCGGTGTTGGCCACCAAACCGGACCAGGCCTTGAACGCGCTCGTCGTCGCCATGGCGTCGCGCCTGTTCTATAGCCTGCCGGTGCCCTGTTGCATCGACGTCCGGCCTGTCCCGACCGACCCGTCCCATGGCAGGGACACGGTGGGAGCGAGCCCGGCCCTGGCTGAGTTGATGAAACTCACTGAGGCCTGGTCCGAGCGGTTGCCGGATCAGCCCGGCGATCTGTTGACCTGGGTGATGGACGCCGATATCGAGACCAAGCTCGATCTGCTCGCCTACTGCACTGCCCGAACGGTCAACGCCATCGTGCTGCCGAACGGCCAGGCCAACGGTGGTTGCATCGAACAATCACACCGTCTCGCCGAGTCCGTCGGGCTCGATATGACGGCGTGGTGGTCGCCGACGCAGGCAACCTACTTCAGCCGGGTCACCCGCGAGCAGATCGGCAAGGCGGTCGGCGAGGCGGTCTCCAAACGGTCGGCACAGAAGCTGGCGAAGGCCAAGACCAAGAAGGTCATGGCCGAAGAGGCGGAACGGCTGATGGCCGGCAAGGCTTGGCTGCCTGCCCCGCTGCGCTCCAGCCCGGTCGCCTGA
- a CDS encoding zincin-like metallopeptidase domain-containing protein, with amino-acid sequence MHSESSSPLARDVHRAITEKIVDAIKAGAGTFQMPWHRGANVTRPVNAHTKTVYRGINVIALWVQSMTRGYLSGYWATYRQWQKLGAQVNRGQHGTVIVFYKKIEPSPSTTGDEQDNPRRSLFARASRVFNAEQVTGWEPPSPEPKTRMDTLAEVEDFTQRTGALIRHGGDEAYYNRKHDEIVVPPRGLFKGTSTSSPMDSYYAVLLHEMTHWTGAPHRLAREFGQRFGDNAYAVEELVAELGSAFLCADLGITNEPRPDHASYVASWLNVLKRDPKAVFTAASRASAGADYLANLVATARSA; translated from the coding sequence ATGCACAGCGAGAGTTCATCACCACTGGCACGGGACGTGCACCGCGCCATCACCGAGAAAATCGTGGACGCCATCAAGGCCGGCGCGGGCACGTTCCAGATGCCTTGGCATCGTGGAGCAAACGTCACCAGGCCGGTCAATGCACATACCAAAACCGTCTATCGGGGCATCAACGTGATCGCTCTCTGGGTTCAGTCCATGACAAGGGGCTATCTGTCTGGCTACTGGGCAACCTACCGCCAGTGGCAGAAGCTTGGCGCCCAGGTCAATCGTGGCCAGCACGGGACCGTCATCGTCTTCTACAAGAAGATCGAGCCATCCCCGTCGACCACCGGGGATGAGCAGGACAATCCTCGCCGCAGCCTGTTTGCCCGGGCGTCCCGGGTGTTCAACGCCGAACAGGTCACAGGCTGGGAGCCGCCGTCACCGGAGCCGAAGACCCGCATGGACACGCTGGCCGAGGTGGAAGACTTCACCCAGCGGACCGGTGCACTGATCAGGCATGGCGGTGATGAAGCCTACTATAACCGCAAACATGACGAGATCGTCGTGCCGCCACGCGGTCTGTTCAAGGGAACGTCCACCAGTTCGCCCATGGACAGCTACTACGCGGTCCTGCTCCACGAGATGACCCACTGGACGGGTGCGCCGCACCGTCTTGCCCGCGAGTTCGGGCAGCGGTTCGGCGACAACGCCTATGCCGTGGAGGAACTTGTCGCGGAGTTGGGGTCGGCGTTCCTGTGCGCCGATCTGGGCATTACCAACGAACCCCGGCCGGACCACGCCTCCTATGTCGCATCCTGGCTCAACGTATTGAAACGCGATCCCAAAGCGGTGTTCACGGCGGCAAGCCGGGCCAGCGCCGGCGCGGACTATCTGGCCAATCTGGTCGCCACGGCCAGGTCGGCCTGA